In a genomic window of Amphiprion ocellaris isolate individual 3 ecotype Okinawa chromosome 11, ASM2253959v1, whole genome shotgun sequence:
- the dynlt3 gene encoding dynein light chain Tctex-type 3, with translation MEEYNSGDEVVFNADEASISVKECIEGVIGGTDYNQSKVNQWTASVVEHSLTHLVKQGRPFKYIVNCTIMQKSGAGLHTANSCYWDTATDGSCTVRWENRTMYCVVSVFAVAVAL, from the exons ATGGAGGAGTACAACTCTGGAGACGAG GTCGTGTTCAACGCAGATGAGGCCAGTATCTCAGTTAAAGAG tGCATCGAAGGTGTGATCGGTGGAACGGACTACAACCAGAGCAAAGTGAACCAGTGGACGGCCAGTGTCGTGGAGCattcactgactcacctggtgAAACAAGGACGGCCGTTCAAATACATAG TGAACTGTACCATCATGCAGAAGAGCGGTGCTGGACTCCACACAGCCAACTCCTGCTACTGGGACACTGCCACTGACG GAAGCTGCACTGTCCGGTGGGAGAATCGCACCATGTACTGCGTGGTCAGCGTGTTTGCTGTAGCTGTGGCGCTGTGA